One part of the Saprospiraceae bacterium genome encodes these proteins:
- a CDS encoding response regulator transcription factor, which yields MKLKLILADDHHLVRQGFKALLSEMPEIEIIGEASNGEQVLQLLRTGKLADIILMDVEMPILGGLETTEKIMKDFFGVKVIIISMLNDKAIIESAYEKGAKGFLFKNTTLPELQEAIKSVASGENYFSHEVANVLLQKRPKDQSSLLSHLTDREIEILKLIAEGFSSTEIGTKLFISPRTVDTHRNNLIQKLNVNGIVGLVKFAFQNKLI from the coding sequence ATGAAACTTAAACTTATTTTAGCGGATGATCATCACCTCGTTAGACAAGGTTTTAAAGCTTTACTTTCAGAAATGCCAGAAATAGAAATCATTGGGGAAGCATCCAATGGCGAGCAGGTTTTACAATTACTGCGAACTGGAAAATTGGCGGATATCATATTAATGGATGTTGAAATGCCAATTTTAGGTGGGCTTGAAACCACTGAAAAAATTATGAAAGATTTTTTTGGGGTAAAAGTTATTATTATAAGTATGCTCAATGATAAAGCAATCATCGAATCTGCTTATGAAAAAGGGGCGAAAGGTTTTCTATTTAAAAATACTACCTTGCCTGAACTTCAAGAAGCCATAAAATCAGTTGCCAGCGGCGAAAACTATTTTAGCCACGAAGTAGCAAATGTGTTATTACAAAAAAGACCAAAGGACCAAAGCAGCCTCTTATCCCATTTAACAGATCGGGAAATTGAAATTTTAAAGTTAATTGCGGAAGGATTTTCAAGTACAGAAATTGGAACCAAATTATTTATTAGTCCAAGAACCGTAGATACACACCGAAATAATTTAATTCAAAAACTCAATGTTAATGGAATCGTAGGTCTTGTAAAATTTGCATTTCAAAACAAACTGATATGA
- a CDS encoding glycosyl hydrolase yields MICSLLILSLNLTSQKKTNAVKAKEATKETSKDSIPSSLFSALKFRSLGPALTSGRISDLAVNPNDPNHYFVAVASGGVWKTTNSGVTFDPVFDGEGSYSIGCLAMDPKNTNVLWVGTGENNNQRSVAYGDGIYKTEDGGKSWKNMGLKNSEHIGRISIDPVNSDIVYVAAYGPLWSSGGERGIYKTTDGGVSWKQILKVSDYTGFNEVFVDPRFSNIIYVAAHQRQRKVFSYIGGGPESALYKSTDAGATWNKIMSGMPTGDIGRIGLNYAPSNPDILYAVVEASENNGGVYKSMDRGASWEKQSSYSTSGNYYQKIYCDPKDINKIFVINTYFGISKDGGKSFSILGEKNKHIDNHVIWIDPNNTKHYLVGCDGGLYETFDAAENWLFKPNLPVTQFYKVSTDNAFPFYNIHGGTQDNFSIGGPSRTTSINGIVSADWFFTSIGDGFETQVDQSNPDIIYAQSQYGGLIRYDKKNGEFVDIKPIEQAPGEAYRWNWDAPLLISKFNNKRLYFAANKVFRTDDQGSTWKTISGDLSRNLDRNKLMVMDKVWSVDAIAKNGSTDIYGNITSISESPFDENILYAGTDDGLIHTTLNGGANWTKIDNISGVPERSYVHQIICSQHEKNTAYVVFNHHRYGDFHPYIFKTTDGGNTWSPIQNNLPERGSVYSIAEDHVNKNLLFAGTEFGVFFSVDGGQKWIQLKAGLPTIAVRDIEIQRRENDLVLGTFGRGFYVLDDYSPLRTITKENLEKEILLFPIKDSWMYIESTPLGVRGKGFQGESFFTTANPKVGAVFTYHLKNDIKTLKEKRKEVEAEKAKKKETIYYPSLDSLRMEDVQVAPHLLFTIRDEMNQVVRRLKTAAKKGLNRILWDFRYAPFGPVDLSTFDESFVFSSPEIGYRALPGTYTLSISKFENGIYTDLGVSQTFNVKALNVTSLAVADKKSLDDFSKKLAELRRITSAVDAYRNELVDKLKYFKQAILETPKLPLEISKQIFDLEKRLHSVNVLMNGDASLAKREFETTPSINGRIGNIVGGLWSTTAAPSQTYIQSYEIAQKQFASIYKEIKNINMDFEKLEQILETHKSPYTPGRLPDWKDE; encoded by the coding sequence ATGATTTGTAGTCTTTTAATACTCTCGTTGAATTTGACTTCACAAAAGAAAACGAATGCAGTTAAAGCAAAAGAAGCTACAAAAGAAACATCAAAAGATAGTATACCATCTTCTTTATTTAGTGCTTTGAAATTCAGGAGTCTTGGACCTGCATTAACTTCCGGTAGAATTTCAGATTTGGCCGTTAATCCAAATGATCCAAATCATTATTTTGTGGCTGTTGCATCGGGTGGTGTCTGGAAAACTACAAATTCAGGGGTGACTTTTGATCCTGTTTTTGATGGCGAAGGTTCATACTCTATTGGTTGTTTAGCAATGGATCCTAAGAATACAAATGTGCTCTGGGTAGGAACTGGAGAAAATAATAATCAACGGAGTGTAGCTTATGGCGATGGAATTTATAAAACTGAAGATGGCGGTAAGTCCTGGAAAAATATGGGTTTAAAAAATTCCGAACATATTGGCAGAATTAGTATTGATCCTGTAAATTCAGATATCGTTTATGTTGCAGCCTACGGACCGCTTTGGAGTTCTGGAGGTGAACGTGGAATTTATAAAACAACAGATGGTGGTGTTAGCTGGAAACAAATTTTAAAAGTTAGTGATTATACTGGTTTTAATGAAGTTTTTGTAGATCCTCGATTTTCAAATATTATTTATGTTGCCGCCCATCAACGACAACGCAAAGTATTTTCTTATATCGGTGGTGGACCAGAATCTGCATTATATAAAAGTACGGATGCGGGTGCAACCTGGAATAAAATAATGAGTGGTATGCCAACCGGGGATATCGGTAGAATCGGCCTTAACTATGCGCCTTCAAATCCAGATATATTGTATGCAGTTGTTGAAGCTTCAGAAAACAACGGTGGTGTTTATAAAAGTATGGATCGCGGAGCTAGTTGGGAAAAACAAAGTAGCTATTCTACTTCTGGGAATTATTATCAAAAAATCTATTGCGATCCAAAAGATATCAACAAAATATTTGTCATCAATACGTATTTTGGTATCAGTAAAGATGGTGGGAAATCATTTTCTATTTTAGGTGAAAAAAATAAACATATAGACAATCATGTTATTTGGATAGACCCAAATAATACCAAACATTATTTAGTTGGCTGTGATGGTGGCCTATATGAAACTTTTGATGCAGCTGAAAATTGGCTTTTCAAACCAAATTTACCAGTCACCCAATTTTACAAAGTAAGTACCGATAATGCTTTTCCATTTTATAATATACATGGGGGAACACAAGATAATTTTAGTATCGGTGGACCTTCCAGAACTACAAGTATTAATGGAATTGTAAGTGCTGACTGGTTTTTTACAAGTATTGGAGATGGTTTTGAAACACAAGTTGATCAAAGTAATCCAGATATTATTTATGCACAATCACAATACGGAGGTTTGATACGCTACGATAAAAAGAATGGTGAATTTGTAGATATCAAACCTATTGAACAAGCACCCGGCGAGGCTTATAGATGGAATTGGGATGCTCCCTTATTAATTTCAAAATTTAATAATAAACGACTTTATTTTGCTGCTAATAAAGTATTTCGGACAGATGATCAAGGATCCACTTGGAAAACTATTTCTGGTGATCTAAGTAGAAATCTGGATCGAAATAAATTAATGGTCATGGATAAAGTATGGAGCGTTGATGCTATTGCAAAAAATGGATCCACCGATATTTATGGAAACATTACGAGTATATCAGAAAGTCCATTTGATGAAAATATTTTGTATGCAGGAACAGATGATGGACTCATACATACAACCCTTAATGGAGGCGCAAACTGGACAAAAATTGATAATATTTCAGGAGTGCCCGAACGCTCGTATGTACATCAAATTATCTGCTCTCAACATGAAAAAAATACGGCTTATGTAGTTTTCAATCATCATCGTTATGGTGATTTTCATCCGTATATATTCAAAACTACGGATGGCGGGAATACCTGGAGTCCGATTCAAAATAATTTACCAGAAAGAGGTTCCGTGTATTCAATAGCGGAAGATCATGTAAATAAAAATTTATTATTTGCAGGCACCGAATTTGGAGTTTTTTTTAGTGTAGACGGAGGCCAAAAATGGATCCAGTTAAAAGCGGGATTACCAACAATAGCAGTTAGGGATATTGAAATTCAAAGAAGAGAAAATGATTTAGTATTAGGCACCTTCGGAAGAGGCTTCTATGTTTTAGATGATTATTCTCCATTGCGGACGATTACGAAAGAAAATCTTGAAAAAGAAATCCTTCTATTTCCAATTAAAGACTCCTGGATGTATATTGAATCTACGCCTTTGGGTGTGCGGGGTAAAGGATTTCAAGGTGAAAGTTTTTTTACGACGGCCAATCCAAAAGTTGGAGCCGTTTTTACATATCATCTTAAAAACGATATCAAAACACTTAAAGAAAAACGAAAGGAAGTAGAAGCTGAAAAAGCTAAAAAGAAAGAAACAATATATTATCCTAGTTTAGATTCCTTAAGAATGGAAGATGTACAAGTTGCACCTCATTTATTGTTTACAATTCGGGACGAAATGAATCAAGTTGTTAGACGACTTAAAACTGCAGCTAAAAAAGGATTAAACCGCATCCTTTGGGACTTTAGATATGCCCCATTTGGTCCTGTGGATTTAAGTACATTTGATGAGTCTTTTGTGTTTAGTTCCCCTGAAATTGGATATCGCGCATTACCTGGAACTTATACTTTATCCATTAGCAAGTTTGAAAATGGAATTTATACAGATTTAGGCGTTTCTCAAACATTTAATGTGAAAGCATTAAATGTAACAAGTTTAGCAGTTGCAGATAAAAAATCACTAGATGATTTTAGTAAAAAACTAGCTGAACTTCGCAGAATTACGAGCGCTGTTGATGCTTATCGAAATGAATTAGTTGATAAATTAAAGTATTTCAAACAAGCCATATTGGAAACCCCAAAATTGCCTTTGGAAATCTCTAAACAGATATTTGATTTGGAAAAACGACTCCATTCTGTAAATGTACTTATGAATGGTGATGCAAGTTTGGCAAAACGCGAATTTGAAACCACACCTTCTATAAATGGCAGAATCGGAAATATAGTGGGTGGATTGTGGAGTACAACTGCCGCACCTTCTCAAACATACATTCAATCTTATGAAATTGCACAGAAGCAATTTGCAAGCATCTATAAAGAAATTAAAAATATAAACATGGATTTTGAAAAATTAGAACAAATTTTAGAAACGCATAAATCTCCTTACACCCCTGGTAGATTGCCAGACTGGAAAGATGAATAA
- a CDS encoding T9SS type A sorting domain-containing protein: protein MKFKIISIVFVLISYQAQTQTSSWKQICVLDQAMSHSSGLLTLNHGETFWTQVDNGSPAEIFEFDKNGIILRTLKIENVSKMDWEDITHDGKGTIFIGDFGNNNNNRKDLKIYILKNVDQHLAETISAETIVFSYADQKDFPPAAPYRNYDMEAMVWFQDSLHLFSKNRTDPFSGYTYQYAIPAKSGSYNVNPMDRFKTGDGPMLFFWITAAAMDLEKNNLILLSHDRIWKFSDFNGSQFFQGKSNMIQLPSYTQKEAICYAKDNTWYITDEYNSTIRLGGNLYEMKLETVANENLVEDFEFVVSPNPAQQLLDIIIPNVSENNNEKIKLYDAMGKLIMSLAINKIRTTVPLQNLANGIYFINRSSKFIKNCKTKKLIIQK, encoded by the coding sequence ATGAAGTTTAAAATAATTTCCATAGTATTCGTCTTGATTTCGTATCAAGCTCAGACACAGACTTCATCTTGGAAACAAATTTGTGTTTTGGATCAAGCCATGAGTCATAGCTCTGGATTATTAACACTCAATCATGGTGAAACATTTTGGACACAAGTTGATAATGGAAGTCCTGCTGAAATTTTTGAATTTGATAAAAATGGTATCATACTCAGAACATTAAAAATTGAAAATGTTTCAAAGATGGATTGGGAAGATATAACGCATGATGGCAAAGGAACTATCTTTATTGGTGATTTTGGAAACAACAATAATAATAGAAAGGATCTTAAGATTTACATTTTGAAAAATGTCGATCAACACCTGGCAGAGACAATTTCTGCAGAAACAATCGTGTTTTCATATGCGGATCAAAAAGATTTTCCACCGGCAGCTCCTTACCGCAATTATGACATGGAAGCTATGGTATGGTTTCAGGATAGTTTGCATTTGTTTTCAAAAAACCGTACAGATCCATTTTCAGGATATACTTATCAATATGCGATTCCTGCAAAATCAGGTTCCTATAATGTAAATCCGATGGACCGTTTTAAAACCGGTGACGGACCGATGTTGTTCTTTTGGATTACAGCTGCTGCAATGGATTTGGAAAAAAACAATTTAATTTTATTATCCCATGACAGAATATGGAAATTTTCAGATTTTAATGGAAGCCAATTTTTTCAAGGAAAGTCCAATATGATACAGCTTCCTTCATACACTCAAAAAGAAGCTATATGCTATGCTAAAGATAATACTTGGTATATCACGGACGAATATAATTCAACAATTCGCTTGGGTGGAAATTTATATGAAATGAAGTTGGAAACGGTAGCAAATGAAAACTTAGTTGAGGATTTTGAGTTCGTCGTTTCTCCAAATCCGGCACAACAGTTATTGGATATTATAATTCCAAATGTTTCGGAAAATAATAACGAAAAAATAAAACTTTACGATGCCATGGGTAAGTTAATTATGAGCCTTGCTATAAATAAAATAAGAACTACGGTGCCCTTACAAAATTTAGCGAATGGCATTTATTTTATAAATCGCAGCTCAAAATTTATAAAAAATTGTAAAACTAAAAAATTGATAATACAAAAGTAA
- a CDS encoding DUF1801 domain-containing protein: MQSKAITAKEYLESLPEERKGPITKIRKQILENLPEGFSEGMSYGMLCYVVPHTLFPAGYHCDPKQALPFIALASQKNYISLYHMALYEGELLNWFKKEWEKVSTKKLDMGKCCIRFKKTEDIPYELLGTLCSKITAEKWIELYEEAKRK; the protein is encoded by the coding sequence ATGCAATCAAAAGCAATCACAGCCAAAGAATATTTGGAATCTTTACCTGAAGAACGAAAAGGTCCAATTACCAAGATAAGAAAGCAGATTCTAGAGAATCTACCCGAAGGATTTTCCGAAGGGATGAGTTATGGAATGCTGTGTTATGTTGTACCCCATACACTGTTTCCAGCTGGTTATCATTGTGATCCTAAACAAGCCTTGCCATTTATTGCATTAGCATCTCAAAAAAACTATATATCCTTATATCATATGGCTTTGTATGAGGGGGAATTATTGAATTGGTTTAAAAAGGAATGGGAGAAAGTATCTACTAAAAAATTGGATATGGGAAAATGTTGTATTCGATTCAAAAAAACAGAAGATATCCCATATGAATTATTAGGAACACTTTGTTCTAAAATAACAGCTGAAAAGTGGATTGAGCTGTATGAAGAAGCGAAGCGTAAATGA
- a CDS encoding SRPBCC family protein → MKYTCEIEIDLPIEKVISLFDNSDNMLKWMEGLQSFEIISGNPGQVGAKARLIFLMGKRKMEMIETITVRNLPTEFSGTYEANGVFNIVKNSFKEMGPNRTKYISKQEFQFKGFMKVIGFIMPGAFKKQSMKYLEAFKNFAESQIV, encoded by the coding sequence ATGAAATACACTTGCGAAATTGAAATTGATCTGCCAATAGAAAAGGTTATATCGCTTTTTGATAATTCCGATAACATGCTTAAATGGATGGAAGGACTTCAAAGTTTTGAAATTATTTCTGGAAATCCCGGACAGGTTGGAGCAAAAGCTAGATTAATATTTCTAATGGGCAAGCGCAAAATGGAAATGATTGAAACGATTACGGTCAGAAACTTGCCAACCGAATTTAGTGGGACTTACGAAGCAAATGGTGTTTTTAATATTGTAAAGAATTCATTTAAGGAAATGGGTCCAAATAGAACAAAGTATATTTCTAAACAGGAGTTTCAATTTAAAGGTTTCATGAAAGTAATAGGTTTTATAATGCCAGGGGCATTCAAAAAACAGTCTATGAAATATTTAGAGGCATTTAAGAATTTTGCAGAATCCCAAATAGTTTAA
- a CDS encoding class I SAM-dependent rRNA methyltransferase yields MDSKILKTIELKKGKEVNLYRKHPWLFSGAIFGAVNLFEDGELVYVQDSKKQRLGFGHFHHGSIAVKLLAFGIADYDLKFWEERLRNAFEARKLLMFKSQNTNCFRWIHGEGDMLPGLIIDIYDKTIVIQCHTIGMHKQIQEIILAIQQIFEAQDICIVDKSKDSLPTQYANSIQNSVVHGNLIELDCIEHGFRFEIDVLGGQKTGFFLDQRENRKLLSKYAESKIILNAYCYNGGFSIYALGAGAKHVSSVDVSKKALEGLKQNLRINNMQDAPHDSICADVHQFLDQMESELYDIIILDPPAFAKSIAKRHTAVQAYKRINIQAIKKIKKHGLLFSFSCSQVVSEELFYNTLVSAGIESGRNIRVLHKLSQGPDHPVNLFHPEGAYLKGLVLYVE; encoded by the coding sequence ATGGATTCAAAAATACTAAAAACGATAGAACTTAAGAAAGGTAAAGAAGTTAATTTATACCGAAAGCACCCTTGGCTATTTTCAGGTGCTATTTTTGGTGCCGTTAACTTATTTGAAGATGGAGAATTGGTGTATGTACAAGATTCAAAAAAACAGCGATTAGGATTTGGTCATTTTCATCATGGCAGTATTGCTGTTAAATTATTGGCTTTTGGAATTGCTGATTATGATCTTAAATTTTGGGAAGAAAGATTGCGAAATGCATTTGAAGCACGCAAACTTTTAATGTTTAAAAGTCAGAACACAAATTGTTTTCGATGGATTCATGGAGAAGGCGATATGCTGCCAGGTTTAATTATAGATATTTATGATAAAACGATTGTAATTCAATGCCATACTATTGGTATGCATAAACAAATTCAGGAGATCATTCTGGCAATTCAACAGATTTTTGAGGCTCAGGATATTTGCATCGTCGATAAAAGTAAAGATAGTTTACCTACGCAGTATGCAAATTCAATTCAAAACAGCGTAGTGCATGGAAATTTAATTGAATTAGATTGTATCGAACATGGCTTTCGGTTTGAAATTGATGTTCTCGGCGGACAAAAAACAGGATTCTTTTTAGATCAACGGGAAAACAGAAAACTACTCTCAAAATATGCGGAATCTAAAATAATTTTAAATGCGTATTGTTATAATGGAGGTTTTAGTATTTATGCTTTAGGGGCAGGAGCCAAACATGTAAGCTCCGTAGATGTTTCAAAAAAAGCACTGGAAGGTTTGAAACAAAATTTACGAATTAATAACATGCAGGATGCTCCGCATGATAGCATTTGTGCCGATGTACATCAGTTTTTGGACCAAATGGAATCTGAATTATATGACATCATTATTTTGGATCCACCAGCATTTGCAAAAAGTATTGCCAAAAGACATACTGCGGTACAAGCGTACAAACGAATTAATATTCAGGCGATAAAGAAAATAAAAAAGCATGGACTTTTATTTAGCTTTTCTTGTTCGCAAGTAGTTTCTGAAGAATTATTTTATAATACGCTGGTTTCTGCTGGAATTGAAAGCGGACGAAATATTAGGGTATTGCATAAACTTAGCCAGGGACCAGATCATCCGGTAAATTTATTTCATCCAGAAGGTGCTTATTTAAAAGGCTTAGTGCTTTATGTTGAGTAG
- a CDS encoding cytochrome c: MKKAFKILIYLILVFIAILSIFAAYIHFKGIPTYEPPKIKEIIINPTADKIEEGARISSLLCSSCHLGNDGKLSGGFMRDLDEAFGKTWVKNITNDSTYGIGSWTPSEIVHFLRTGVRKDGRFAPPWMPKFPRLSDADMEAVVCYLKSDRPQVQASQIAQPESQPSFLSKLLANFVFKPLEYPQNPIKAPDTSNLIAYGKYIVQSKIECYSCHSKDFKKMDLVIPENSLGYLGGGNLLLNLDREHIFSPNITMDVESGLGKWGYEDFKRALLEGKRPDGKALRYPMMPLTNLKEYEIQSIWAYLQTVPKISNNVDRTGL; encoded by the coding sequence ATGAAAAAAGCTTTCAAAATCCTGATTTATTTAATTTTAGTATTCATTGCTATCCTATCAATCTTTGCGGCGTATATCCATTTTAAAGGAATCCCGACGTATGAACCACCGAAAATAAAAGAAATCATAATTAACCCAACGGCTGATAAAATTGAAGAAGGAGCTAGAATTTCTTCCCTTCTCTGTAGTTCCTGTCATTTAGGTAATGATGGGAAATTGAGTGGTGGTTTTATGAGAGATCTGGATGAGGCTTTTGGAAAAACCTGGGTTAAAAATATCACCAATGACTCAACCTATGGTATAGGTTCCTGGACACCCAGCGAAATTGTGCATTTTTTACGTACTGGCGTCCGGAAAGATGGCCGTTTTGCACCTCCCTGGATGCCTAAATTTCCAAGATTGTCAGACGCGGATATGGAAGCTGTTGTTTGTTATTTAAAATCTGATAGACCACAAGTCCAGGCTTCTCAAATAGCCCAACCTGAAAGCCAACCAAGTTTTCTGTCTAAGCTTTTAGCCAATTTTGTATTTAAACCCCTGGAGTATCCTCAAAATCCAATAAAAGCACCAGACACTTCAAATTTAATAGCCTACGGTAAATATATTGTTCAAAGTAAAATTGAATGTTATTCCTGTCATTCTAAAGATTTCAAAAAAATGGATTTAGTAATTCCAGAAAATAGTTTGGGCTATTTAGGCGGAGGCAACCTTCTTTTAAATTTAGATCGCGAGCATATTTTTTCACCAAACATTACCATGGATGTTGAATCGGGACTAGGAAAGTGGGGTTATGAAGATTTCAAGCGGGCTTTATTGGAGGGTAAACGACCTGATGGTAAAGCTTTAAGATATCCGATGATGCCTTTAACAAATCTTAAAGAATATGAGATCCAAAGTATCTGGGCTTACCTTCAAACAGTGCCAAAAATATCGAATAACGTAGACCGAACCGGTTTATAA
- a CDS encoding DUF2147 domain-containing protein — translation MKLLIEAQTPLGFWMLTDDKQADIRTIVEIYQKQEMLYAKVIELDPKALIKTCRMCSGIKKNKSLLGMDIIWDLKKNQNEWTSGFILDPESGKEYDCKLWMVGNDEIMVRGYYKLPIFGKTKIWTRIK, via the coding sequence ATGAAGCTGCTTATAGAGGCACAAACTCCCCTTGGATTTTGGATGCTTACAGATGATAAACAAGCTGATATCAGGACTATTGTAGAGATTTACCAAAAGCAGGAAATGCTCTATGCAAAAGTCATTGAATTGGATCCAAAAGCCCTTATTAAAACATGTAGGATGTGTAGTGGAATTAAAAAAAATAAATCTTTATTAGGAATGGATATCATTTGGGATTTAAAAAAGAATCAGAATGAATGGACTTCAGGATTTATACTTGATCCCGAGTCTGGAAAGGAATATGATTGCAAATTATGGATGGTTGGAAATGATGAAATCATGGTAAGAGGATATTATAAATTACCAATATTTGGGAAAACGAAAATCTGGACCAGAATAAAATAA
- the ybeY gene encoding rRNA maturation RNase YbeY: MKNKPNIEFHFNVEAFDFNQRKVSQWIEKVIHQYKMKAGIIGVIFCDDRYLRNMNNKFLQHDYFTDILSFPLSKDPIEGELYISIDRVRENAKKFKVDEEWELLRVIIHGILHFIGYQDKTAKDIKEMRGAEDHALALYKDEFIKQEHYFDLVYDVVRCIPIGKVCSYGAIADYLSLGSARMVGWALNQLKGNVMNVPAHRVVNVKGELSGRLMFGDSGNRMEELLKAEGVPIKNHKVEKLELYFWSPLLLNHE; encoded by the coding sequence GTGAAGAATAAGCCCAATATTGAATTTCATTTTAATGTGGAAGCTTTTGATTTCAATCAAAGGAAGGTATCTCAATGGATAGAAAAGGTAATTCATCAATATAAAATGAAAGCTGGAATCATAGGCGTCATTTTTTGTGATGATAGGTACTTGAGAAACATGAATAATAAATTTTTACAGCACGATTATTTTACAGATATTCTTAGTTTTCCATTATCAAAAGATCCAATTGAAGGGGAATTGTATATTAGTATTGACCGGGTTCGGGAGAATGCAAAAAAATTTAAAGTAGATGAAGAATGGGAACTCCTAAGAGTGATCATTCATGGTATTCTTCATTTTATTGGCTATCAGGATAAAACGGCAAAGGACATAAAAGAAATGCGTGGAGCCGAAGATCATGCGCTTGCTTTATACAAAGATGAATTTATAAAACAAGAACACTATTTTGATTTAGTATATGATGTAGTACGTTGTATTCCAATAGGCAAAGTATGCAGTTATGGAGCCATAGCAGATTATTTAAGTTTAGGATCTGCCAGAATGGTAGGATGGGCTTTAAATCAATTGAAAGGCAACGTAATGAATGTTCCTGCACACAGAGTTGTAAATGTTAAAGGAGAGCTCAGTGGCCGACTCATGTTTGGAGATTCCGGAAATCGAATGGAAGAACTACTTAAAGCAGAAGGTGTTCCGATAAAAAATCATAAAGTTGAAAAGTTGGAACTGTATTTTTGGAGTCCCTTGTTATTAAACCATGAATAA
- a CDS encoding ATP-binding protein: MIKISSVPANITQVEEYLQKIFSEHRLDINLYPNVLVSITEAVNNAILHGNKSDESKFVCVKTTRLRKHICFKISDEGPGFDPTAIPDPTLPENLETCGGRGVFLMQKLSDRVLFSDNGRTVEIKFIV, from the coding sequence ATGATAAAAATTTCTTCTGTACCGGCTAATATTACACAGGTAGAAGAATATCTACAAAAGATATTTAGTGAGCATCGATTAGATATAAATTTGTATCCTAATGTATTGGTTTCCATTACAGAAGCAGTTAATAATGCGATATTGCATGGAAACAAATCGGATGAATCTAAATTTGTTTGTGTAAAAACAACCCGTTTAAGAAAGCATATTTGTTTTAAAATATCGGATGAAGGCCCTGGTTTTGATCCGACTGCCATCCCTGATCCTACCTTGCCTGAAAATCTTGAAACCTGCGGTGGAAGAGGGGTTTTTCTTATGCAAAAATTATCGGATCGTGTATTGTTTTCAGACAATGGAAGGACAGTAGAGATTAAATTTATTGTTTAA